Proteins encoded within one genomic window of Arachis ipaensis cultivar K30076 chromosome B08, Araip1.1, whole genome shotgun sequence:
- the LOC107612544 gene encoding hexokinase-2-like isoform X3 has translation MAKLETKLGMIVHFIGSLETRLQFLVIMWLFRTSFTVGEDVVGELTKSMQKIGLDMRVSALVNDTIGTLAGGRFYNQDVIAAVILGTETNAAYVERANAIPKWHGPLPKSGDMVINMEWGNFRSSHLPLTEYDVALDAESLNPGEQIFEKLISGMYLGDIVRRALLKMVEEADFFGDTVSPKLRVPFILSGQK, from the exons ATGGCAAAACTTGAAACGAAGCTCGGAATGATAGTTCACTTCATTG GAAGCTTGGAGACAAGATTGCAGTTTCTGGTTATTATGTGGTTATTTCGGACTTCTTTTACG GTTGGGGAAGATGTCGTGGGAGAACTAACCAAGTCGATGCAAAAAATTGGCTTGGATATGCGAGTTTCAGCTCTA GTTAATGATACCATTGGAACACTAGCTGGAGGCAGATTCTACAATCAGGATGTCATTGCTGCTGTGATCCTTGGTACAGAGACAAATGCAGCATATGTGGAACGTGCAAATGCTATTCCAAAATGGCATGGCCCTCTCCCGAAATCAGGAGACATG GTTATAAACATGGAGTGGGGTAATTTCCGATCCTCACATCTTCCTCTAACAGAATATGACGTAGCTCTAGATGCTGAGAGCTTAAACCCTGGAGAGCAG ATATTTGAGAAGTTGATTTCTGGTATGTATTTGGGGGACATTGTAAGGAGAGCTTTATTGAAGATGGTTGAAGAAGCTGACTTTTTTGGAGATACAGTTTCCCCCAAGTTGAGAGTTCCTTTCATACTCAG CGGACAAAAATAA
- the LOC107612544 gene encoding hexokinase-2-like isoform X2, giving the protein MLIWRKLGDKIAVSGYYVVISDFFYGEPYDPQNTNRPLGEWLKDHGTVGEDVVGELTKSMQKIGLDMRVSALVNDTIGTLAGGRFYNQDVIAAVILGTETNAAYVERANAIPKWHGPLPKSGDMVINMEWGNFRSSHLPLTEYDVALDAESLNPGEQIFEKLISGMYLGDIVRRALLKMVEEADFFGDTVSPKLRVPFILSGQK; this is encoded by the exons ATGTTGATTTGGAG GAAGCTTGGAGACAAGATTGCAGTTTCTGGTTATTATGTGGTTATTTCGGACTTCTTTTACGGTGAACCCTATGATCCTCAGAATACTAATAGACCTTTAGGAGAGTGGCTAAAAGATCATGGAACG GTTGGGGAAGATGTCGTGGGAGAACTAACCAAGTCGATGCAAAAAATTGGCTTGGATATGCGAGTTTCAGCTCTA GTTAATGATACCATTGGAACACTAGCTGGAGGCAGATTCTACAATCAGGATGTCATTGCTGCTGTGATCCTTGGTACAGAGACAAATGCAGCATATGTGGAACGTGCAAATGCTATTCCAAAATGGCATGGCCCTCTCCCGAAATCAGGAGACATG GTTATAAACATGGAGTGGGGTAATTTCCGATCCTCACATCTTCCTCTAACAGAATATGACGTAGCTCTAGATGCTGAGAGCTTAAACCCTGGAGAGCAG ATATTTGAGAAGTTGATTTCTGGTATGTATTTGGGGGACATTGTAAGGAGAGCTTTATTGAAGATGGTTGAAGAAGCTGACTTTTTTGGAGATACAGTTTCCCCCAAGTTGAGAGTTCCTTTCATACTCAG CGGACAAAAATAA
- the LOC107612544 gene encoding hexokinase-2-like isoform X1, which translates to MAKLETKLGMIVHFIGNFFSGKDQLPLCDPGSLETRLQFLVIMWLFRTSFTVGEDVVGELTKSMQKIGLDMRVSALVNDTIGTLAGGRFYNQDVIAAVILGTETNAAYVERANAIPKWHGPLPKSGDMVINMEWGNFRSSHLPLTEYDVALDAESLNPGEQIFEKLISGMYLGDIVRRALLKMVEEADFFGDTVSPKLRVPFILSGQK; encoded by the exons ATGGCAAAACTTGAAACGAAGCTCGGAATGATAGTTCACTTCATTGGTAACTTCTTCTCTGGCAAAGACCAGCTTCCCTTGTGTGACCCTG GAAGCTTGGAGACAAGATTGCAGTTTCTGGTTATTATGTGGTTATTTCGGACTTCTTTTACG GTTGGGGAAGATGTCGTGGGAGAACTAACCAAGTCGATGCAAAAAATTGGCTTGGATATGCGAGTTTCAGCTCTA GTTAATGATACCATTGGAACACTAGCTGGAGGCAGATTCTACAATCAGGATGTCATTGCTGCTGTGATCCTTGGTACAGAGACAAATGCAGCATATGTGGAACGTGCAAATGCTATTCCAAAATGGCATGGCCCTCTCCCGAAATCAGGAGACATG GTTATAAACATGGAGTGGGGTAATTTCCGATCCTCACATCTTCCTCTAACAGAATATGACGTAGCTCTAGATGCTGAGAGCTTAAACCCTGGAGAGCAG ATATTTGAGAAGTTGATTTCTGGTATGTATTTGGGGGACATTGTAAGGAGAGCTTTATTGAAGATGGTTGAAGAAGCTGACTTTTTTGGAGATACAGTTTCCCCCAAGTTGAGAGTTCCTTTCATACTCAG CGGACAAAAATAA